From a single Pyxicephalus adspersus chromosome 11, UCB_Pads_2.0, whole genome shotgun sequence genomic region:
- the ERFL gene encoding ETS domain-containing transcription factor ERF-like, which yields MDCSCVSDILLTPSMPALWTPGFAFPDWAYKPESSPGSRQIQLWHFILELLQKEEYHDVIAWQGDYGEFVIKDPDEVARLWGIRKCKPHMNYDKLSRALRYYYNKRILHKTKGKRFTYKFNFSKVVLVNYPLLDMANSSLLLGQGPFPGAHAHDPFTPEALQSLFSSSRPPLLDRPLSAPDTEKLCLEAAFPFLGSGSSYTKPPTLLPPYNRNSPFPEYPWGFNPYLSSSFPLSGSKLPTSLYPPQFYPSSLSQLPPPISLLPGESLDRSASLLPGMPQRLCASLTSHPLPRSGDLAGAGAPRRDRADPPEGKQEPESDSDLEITDVSDCSSEADGCVYSPPCPRSSIGRGQTEEERQKPATVSKTPPEKTAAPLS from the exons GTTTCGCTTTTCCTGATTGGGCCTATAAGCCGGAGTCCAGCCCGGGGTCCAGACAGATCCAGCTCTGGCACTTCATTCTGGAGCTCCTGCAGAAGGAAGAGTACCACGATGTCATCGCCTGGCAAGGTGACTATGGAGAATTCGTCATCAAGGACCCCGATGAGGTGGCCAGGTTGTGGGGCATCCGCAAGTGCAAGCCGCACATGAACTATGACAAGCTGAGCCGGGCATTGAG gtaTTATTACAACAAGAGAATTCTGCACAAAACTAAAGGAAAACGTTTCACCTACAAGTTTAACTTCAGTAAAGTCGTATTGGTCAACTATCCCCTGCTGGACATGGCAAACTCCTCACTGCTGCTGGGGCAGGGCCCCTTCCCCGGGGCTCATGCTCATGACCCCTTCACTCCCGAG GCTTTGCAGTCCCTCTTCTCATCCAGTCGCCCCCCACTCTTGGATCGTCCCCTTTCTGCACCAGACACAGAAAAATTGTGCTTAGAAGCTGCTTTTCCATTCCTGGGATCAG GTTCCAGTTACACTAAACCTCCAACCTTGTTGCCCCCGTACAACCGTAACTCCCCATTTCCAGAGTACCCATGGGGATTCAACCCCTACCTATCCAGCTCTTTCCCTCTTAGCGGCTCCAAATTACCTACCTCCCTCTACCCTCCACAATTCTACCCCAGCTCATTGTCCCAGCTTCCTCCCCCCATCTCTTTGCTCCCCGGCGAGTCCTTGGACAGGTCAGCCAGCCTCTTGCCAGGAATGCCACAAAGGCTCTGCGCCAGCCTCACATCTCACCCTCTACCCCGCAGCGGAGACCTGGCGGGCGCAGGGGCACCAAGAAGAGACAGAGCCGACCCACCTGAAGGAAAACAGGAACCGGAATCGGATTCAGACTTGGAAATCACAGACGTGAGTGACTGTAGTTCGGAGGCGGACGGGTGTGTGTACAGCCCCCCCTGCCCCAGGTCTTCCATTGGAAGAGGCCAAACGGAGGAGGAACGCCAGAAACCAGCAACTGTCTCCAAAACTCCGCCAGAGAAAACGGCTGCTCCGCTCAGCTAG